A region of Thermus caldifontis DNA encodes the following proteins:
- a CDS encoding acylphosphatase produces MPRLVALVKGRVQGVGYRAFAQKKALELGLSGYAENLPDGRVEVVAEGPKEDLLAFLHHLKQGPRLARVEEVEVGWAEETGLKGFYVY; encoded by the coding sequence ATGCCGCGCCTTGTAGCCTTGGTGAAGGGACGGGTACAGGGGGTGGGGTACCGGGCCTTCGCCCAGAAAAAGGCCCTAGAGCTTGGCCTTTCCGGCTATGCGGAAAACCTCCCCGACGGCCGGGTGGAGGTGGTGGCGGAAGGCCCCAAGGAGGACCTCCTCGCCTTCCTCCACCACCTGAAGCAAGGCCCCCGCTTGGCCCGGGTGGAGGAGGTGGAGGTAGGGTGGGCCGAGGAAACCGGCCTTAAGGGCTTTTACGTGTACTGA
- the hflX gene encoding GTPase HflX, translating into MEKIFGKSEGLKKSELKRLSNLYRRRIPKERVLTAELAQALAGLSQEVGRPISLLLDREGRVVRVGVGDAKDLPIPEGAKGERRLSGFRLLHTHLGKGGLSRPDLTVLFLNRLDSLAALEVEDGRPTTLHLAFLAPPRSQEEDWRILPPRPYFQYLEFDHLKEVEALEEEMARQVRVRELLDGSGERAILVGIDRGEGPEAEAYLSELAELTRTAGGVPVKKVLVFRPHLDPRYLVGLGKLEELKSLAYHENASTLIFGQELTPTQAREIERATGLKVLDRTQLILDIFALHAKTPEAKAQVELAQLRYLLPRLVGKGKELSRLGGGIGTRGPGETKLEVDRRRLQERITHLSHKLQEYTRRREEARRQRKRRGVPLIAVVGYTNAGKTTLLQALARGGEPGEDKLFATLRPLTRRGFLPGVGEVLFTDTVGFIRQMPKELLTAFRATLEEVREADLLVHVLDASEEGALGRYRVVEELLAELEVEAPRVLALSKADRAAPYDLFYLRERLGGIAVSALKGTGLPELKGALAEALLKVGVRPQAWAQAPQYT; encoded by the coding sequence TTGGAGAAGATCTTCGGTAAGTCCGAGGGGCTCAAGAAGAGCGAGCTTAAGCGGCTTTCCAACCTGTACCGCAGGCGAATCCCCAAGGAGAGGGTCCTCACGGCCGAGCTGGCCCAGGCCCTGGCTGGGCTTTCCCAGGAGGTGGGGAGGCCCATCAGCCTTCTTTTGGACCGGGAGGGCCGGGTGGTGCGGGTGGGGGTGGGGGATGCCAAGGACCTGCCCATCCCCGAGGGGGCCAAGGGGGAGAGGAGGCTATCGGGCTTCCGCCTCCTCCACACCCACCTGGGCAAGGGGGGGCTTTCCCGGCCGGACCTTACCGTGCTCTTTCTGAACCGGCTGGATAGCCTGGCGGCCCTCGAGGTGGAAGACGGCAGGCCCACCACCCTGCACCTGGCCTTCCTGGCCCCACCCCGCTCCCAGGAGGAGGACTGGCGCATCCTGCCCCCCAGGCCCTACTTCCAGTACCTGGAGTTTGATCATCTGAAGGAGGTGGAGGCCCTGGAGGAGGAGATGGCCCGCCAGGTGCGGGTGCGGGAACTTTTGGATGGGAGCGGGGAGCGGGCCATCCTGGTGGGCATCGACCGGGGGGAGGGTCCTGAGGCGGAGGCCTACCTGTCGGAGCTCGCCGAACTCACCCGCACCGCGGGGGGGGTGCCGGTGAAGAAGGTCTTGGTCTTCCGCCCCCACCTGGACCCCCGGTACCTGGTGGGCCTGGGCAAGCTGGAGGAGCTGAAAAGCCTGGCCTACCACGAGAACGCTTCCACCCTGATCTTCGGCCAGGAGCTTACCCCCACCCAGGCCCGGGAGATCGAAAGGGCCACGGGCCTAAAGGTCTTAGACCGCACCCAGCTCATCCTGGACATCTTTGCCCTGCACGCCAAAACCCCCGAGGCCAAGGCCCAGGTGGAGCTGGCCCAGCTCCGCTACCTCCTCCCCCGCCTGGTGGGGAAGGGGAAGGAGCTGAGCCGCTTAGGGGGTGGGATCGGCACCCGGGGCCCCGGGGAGACCAAGCTGGAGGTGGACCGAAGGAGGCTCCAGGAGCGGATCACCCACCTAAGCCACAAGCTCCAGGAGTACACCCGGCGCCGGGAGGAGGCGAGGAGGCAAAGGAAGCGCCGGGGGGTGCCCCTCATCGCCGTGGTGGGCTACACCAACGCCGGCAAGACCACCCTCCTTCAGGCCCTAGCCCGGGGCGGGGAGCCGGGGGAGGACAAGCTCTTCGCCACCCTTAGGCCCCTTACCCGCAGGGGCTTCCTGCCGGGGGTGGGGGAGGTGCTCTTCACCGACACCGTGGGCTTCATCCGCCAGATGCCCAAGGAGCTTCTCACCGCCTTCCGGGCCACCCTCGAGGAGGTAAGGGAAGCGGACCTTCTGGTCCATGTCCTGGATGCCTCCGAGGAGGGGGCCTTGGGCCGGTACCGGGTGGTGGAGGAGCTCTTGGCGGAACTCGAGGTGGAGGCCCCTAGGGTTTTGGCCCTCTCCAAGGCGGACCGGGCAGCCCCCTACGACCTCTTCTACCTGCGGGAAAGGCTGGGGGGAATAGCGGTTTCCGCTCTAAAGGGCACGGGGCTTCCCGAGCTCAAAGGGGCCCTGGCCGAGGCCCTTCTGAAGGTGGGCGTGCGGCCCCAGGCCTGGGCCCAGGCCCCTCAGTACACGTAA
- a CDS encoding YdcF family protein, which yields MGEVRWAFLFLLVLAASLLPPPGPTGGGYDWIAVLGAAQYGGRPSPILERRLEAALLLYQKGLASRVAVAGGRLPGDRYSEGEVGCRYLRSKGVPQEALLCETQSQTTYENLLFLRPHLFGRILLVTDTPHLPRALFLARLLSLEAEGYPVPGEYPPAYWLREALYRLWLYLGLRPFPGGGGLKSLPPSASGNPGTPAKGP from the coding sequence CTGGGGGAGGTGCGTTGGGCCTTCCTTTTCCTCCTTGTCCTCGCCGCCTCCCTTCTGCCACCGCCGGGCCCTACGGGAGGGGGGTACGACTGGATCGCGGTCCTGGGAGCAGCCCAGTATGGGGGAAGGCCCTCCCCCATCCTGGAAAGGCGCCTCGAGGCGGCCCTTCTCCTTTACCAGAAGGGCCTCGCCTCCAGGGTGGCGGTGGCGGGGGGCAGGCTCCCCGGGGACCGGTACAGCGAAGGGGAGGTGGGCTGCCGCTACCTCAGGAGCAAGGGGGTGCCGCAGGAAGCCCTCCTCTGCGAAACCCAAAGCCAAACCACCTACGAGAACCTCCTCTTCCTCAGGCCCCACCTCTTTGGGCGCATCCTTCTGGTCACCGACACCCCCCACCTGCCCCGGGCCCTTTTCCTCGCCCGGCTCCTAAGCCTGGAGGCCGAGGGGTACCCGGTGCCCGGGGAATACCCCCCCGCCTACTGGCTCCGGGAAGCCCTCTACCGCCTCTGGCTCTACCTGGGCCTAAGGCCCTTTCCCGGGGGAGGCGGCCTCAAGAGCCTTCCTCCAAGCGCTTCAGGGAATCCAGGTACCCCTGCAAAAGGGCCCTGA
- a CDS encoding DivIVA domain-containing protein, with protein MDLTPLDIRYQEFPTGLRGYQKEAVRAYLARVAEVLEGLIRENEDLRNQVRALEEENARLKEAEGELKRAVVAAERIARELKAQAEREAELIRKEALAAKDQVLREAAEELRRLKGEVERAKQEKSLFLAQFRALLQGYLDSLKRLEEGS; from the coding sequence ATGGACCTAACTCCCTTGGACATTCGCTACCAGGAGTTCCCCACCGGGCTTCGCGGCTACCAGAAGGAGGCGGTCAGGGCTTACCTAGCCCGGGTGGCCGAGGTCCTGGAAGGCCTCATCCGGGAGAACGAGGACCTTAGAAACCAGGTAAGGGCCCTGGAAGAGGAAAACGCCCGCCTGAAGGAAGCGGAAGGGGAGCTGAAGCGGGCGGTGGTGGCGGCGGAGCGCATCGCCCGCGAGCTCAAGGCCCAAGCGGAACGGGAGGCGGAGCTGATCAGGAAGGAGGCCTTGGCGGCCAAGGACCAGGTGCTAAGGGAAGCGGCGGAGGAGCTGAGGCGCCTTAAGGGGGAGGTGGAGCGGGCCAAGCAGGAGAAGTCCCTCTTCCTGGCCCAGTTCAGGGCCCTTTTGCAGGGGTACCTGGATTCCCTGAAGCGCTTGGAGGAAGGCTCTTGA
- a CDS encoding YggS family pyridoxal phosphate-dependent enzyme: MGLPQVLEAMEAACRRASRDPKGVRLVAVTKGRSVEEIREKVLRYGSFPLGESRVQEALGKMEALEAEWHLIGPLQRNKAKFAPHFALIHSLDSLRLAEALERVGEREGVRLKVLVEVNLGREPQKHGFLEEELPEALARIREMEHLAVLGFMTVPPIGPEGVVRPIFRRLSQLADRYGLPERSMGMSDDFPIAIEEGATLVRVGRALFVD, encoded by the coding sequence ATGGGGCTTCCCCAGGTACTGGAAGCCATGGAGGCCGCCTGCCGCCGCGCAAGCCGGGACCCCAAGGGGGTGCGCCTGGTGGCGGTGACCAAGGGGAGGAGCGTGGAGGAGATAAGGGAAAAGGTCCTCCGCTACGGCTCCTTTCCCTTGGGGGAAAGCCGGGTGCAGGAGGCCTTGGGGAAGATGGAGGCCCTCGAGGCCGAGTGGCACCTCATCGGCCCCCTGCAGCGCAACAAGGCCAAGTTCGCCCCCCATTTTGCCCTCATCCACTCCCTGGATTCCTTGCGCCTGGCGGAGGCCTTGGAGCGGGTGGGGGAGCGGGAGGGGGTTAGGCTTAAGGTGTTGGTGGAGGTGAACCTGGGCCGGGAACCCCAGAAGCACGGGTTTTTGGAGGAGGAACTCCCCGAGGCCCTGGCCCGCATACGGGAGATGGAGCACCTTGCGGTCCTCGGCTTCATGACCGTGCCTCCCATCGGGCCTGAAGGGGTGGTGCGCCCCATCTTCCGCCGGCTTTCGCAGCTGGCTGACCGGTATGGCCTTCCCGAGCGCTCCATGGGCATGTCCGATGACTTCCCCATCGCCATTGAGGAGGGGGCCACCCTGGTGCGGGTGGGCCGGGCCCTTTTTGTAGACTGA
- a CDS encoding purine-nucleoside phosphorylase codes for MSAMEVYEKIQEAVAYIRSKTGFVPEVGIVLGSGLGPLAEEVAKEAEIPYGEIPHFPLSTAPGHAGRLVLGELEGKRVLVYQGRVHYYEGYSPEEVVFPVRVGYFLGAKTFILTSAAGGLNPRFQAGGIMLHLDYLNVTGVNPLRGKNDERLGPRFPVMFEAYDPALIELARKVARRQDLHLFEGVYAWFLGPSFASRAELRMLRELGADAIGMSTVPEVIALRHLRARVLGLSTITDMAVPEREHHATEEEVLAVAAKTGPVFRRLVRGILAEL; via the coding sequence ATGTCCGCCATGGAGGTCTACGAGAAGATCCAGGAGGCGGTGGCCTACATTCGTTCTAAGACGGGCTTCGTGCCGGAGGTGGGGATTGTCTTGGGCTCGGGGCTTGGCCCCTTGGCGGAGGAGGTGGCCAAGGAGGCGGAGATCCCCTACGGGGAGATTCCCCACTTTCCCCTTTCCACCGCCCCCGGGCACGCGGGGAGGCTGGTCCTGGGGGAGCTTGAGGGCAAACGGGTTCTGGTCTATCAGGGCCGGGTCCACTACTACGAGGGCTATAGCCCCGAGGAGGTGGTCTTCCCCGTGCGGGTGGGGTATTTCCTGGGGGCCAAGACCTTTATCCTCACCTCGGCGGCGGGGGGGTTAAACCCCAGGTTCCAGGCCGGGGGGATCATGCTCCACCTGGACTACCTGAACGTGACCGGGGTCAACCCCCTAAGGGGGAAAAACGACGAGCGCTTAGGCCCCCGTTTCCCGGTGATGTTTGAGGCCTATGACCCCGCCCTGATAGAGCTTGCCCGCAAGGTGGCCAGGAGGCAGGACCTGCACCTCTTTGAGGGGGTTTACGCCTGGTTTTTGGGCCCCAGCTTTGCCAGCCGGGCGGAACTGCGGATGCTTCGGGAACTGGGGGCGGATGCCATCGGCATGTCCACGGTGCCCGAGGTCATCGCCTTAAGGCATTTGCGGGCCAGGGTCTTGGGCCTTTCCACCATCACGGACATGGCGGTGCCGGAAAGGGAGCACCACGCCACCGAGGAGGAGGTCCTGGCGGTGGCCGCCAAGACCGGCCCCGTCTTCCGCCGCTTGGTGCGGGGCATCCTGGCCGAGCTTTAG